A portion of the Corynebacterium occultum genome contains these proteins:
- a CDS encoding acyl-CoA carboxylase subunit beta, producing the protein MTLSSPLTEVANLPEDNNSTAAKIADLKARRAEAQLPMGEKAVEKVHAANRLTARERLDYLLDEGSFVETDQLARHRTTDFDMGKKRPVTDGIVTGWGTIDGREVCIFSQDGTVFGGALGEVYGEKMIKIMELAVTTGRPLIGLYEGAGARIQDGAVSLDMIARTFYHNINASGVVPQISVIMGASAGGNAYSPALTDFVVMVDKTSKMFVTGPDVIKTVTGEEITQEELGGASTHMATAGNSHFTAANDEEALDWVQDLVSFLPSNNRQFAPVEEFTADEGSVESNITADDLKLDEIIPDSPTVPYDVREVIECLTDDGEYLEIQAERAENVVIAFGRIEGQSVGFVANQPTQFAGCLDIDSAEKAARFIRTCDAFNIPIVMLVDVPGFLPGAGQEYGGILRRGAKLLYAYGEATVPKITVTMRKAYGGAYCVMGSKGLGADVNLAWPTAQIAVMGASGAVGFIYRKEIKAAADKGIDVAELTKSFEREYEDHMLNPYMAAERGLIDAVILPSETRGQIARNLRLYRDKNVSRPARKHGNIPL; encoded by the coding sequence AAGATCGCCGATCTAAAGGCTCGCCGCGCCGAAGCCCAGCTCCCGATGGGCGAGAAGGCCGTCGAGAAGGTCCACGCCGCAAACCGCCTCACTGCCCGCGAACGACTCGACTACCTCCTCGACGAAGGCTCATTCGTTGAAACTGATCAGCTCGCCCGCCACCGCACCACCGATTTCGACATGGGCAAGAAGCGCCCCGTCACCGACGGCATCGTCACCGGTTGGGGAACCATCGACGGCCGTGAGGTCTGCATCTTCTCCCAGGACGGCACCGTCTTCGGTGGCGCCCTGGGTGAGGTCTACGGCGAAAAGATGATCAAGATCATGGAGCTTGCCGTCACCACCGGCCGCCCCCTGATCGGCCTCTACGAGGGTGCCGGCGCCCGCATCCAGGATGGTGCGGTCTCCCTCGACATGATCGCCCGCACCTTCTACCACAACATCAACGCCTCCGGCGTGGTGCCACAGATTTCCGTGATCATGGGTGCTTCCGCAGGTGGCAACGCCTACTCCCCCGCCCTGACCGACTTCGTGGTCATGGTGGACAAGACCTCCAAGATGTTCGTCACCGGCCCCGACGTGATCAAGACCGTCACCGGTGAGGAGATCACCCAGGAGGAGCTGGGTGGCGCTTCCACCCACATGGCCACCGCCGGCAACTCCCACTTCACCGCCGCCAATGACGAGGAGGCCCTGGACTGGGTCCAGGACCTGGTTTCCTTCCTCCCCTCCAACAACCGCCAGTTCGCCCCGGTGGAGGAGTTCACCGCGGATGAGGGTTCCGTCGAATCCAACATCACCGCTGATGACCTCAAGCTCGACGAGATCATCCCGGACTCCCCGACGGTGCCCTACGATGTCCGCGAGGTCATCGAGTGCCTGACCGACGATGGCGAGTACCTGGAGATCCAGGCTGAGCGCGCCGAGAACGTCGTCATCGCCTTCGGCCGCATCGAGGGCCAGTCCGTGGGATTCGTCGCCAACCAGCCGACCCAGTTCGCCGGCTGCCTCGACATCGACTCCGCTGAGAAGGCCGCCCGCTTCATCCGCACCTGCGATGCCTTCAACATCCCGATCGTCATGCTGGTCGACGTCCCGGGCTTCCTGCCCGGCGCGGGCCAGGAGTACGGCGGCATCCTGCGTCGTGGCGCGAAGCTGCTCTACGCCTATGGTGAGGCCACCGTCCCGAAGATCACCGTCACCATGCGCAAGGCTTATGGCGGCGCCTACTGCGTGATGGGTTCCAAGGGCCTGGGTGCCGATGTCAACCTGGCGTGGCCGACCGCCCAGATCGCCGTGATGGGCGCTTCCGGCGCTGTCGGTTTCATCTACCGCAAGGAGATCAAGGCTGCCGCTGACAAGGGTATCGACGTGGCTGAGCTGACCAAGTCCTTTGAGCGCGAGTACGAGGATCACATGCTCAACCCGTACATGGCGGCGGAGCGCGGTCTGATCGACGCCGTGATCCTGCCTTCTGAGACCCGCGGCCAGATTGCCCGTAATCTGCGTCTCTACCGTGACAAGAACGTCTCCCGCCCGGCCCGTAAGCACGGCAACATTCCGCTCTAG